Proteins co-encoded in one Actinomadura luteofluorescens genomic window:
- a CDS encoding MFS transporter has protein sequence MTTETQTGTAPPRTAAARRYVPWLAAGATFLAMLDATAANLAVADLHADFPGSTLSGLTWVITLYAVLFAALLAPAGRLADLVGRRSLYLWGTGLFTLASLACAVAPNLPVLLATRAAQGAAAAALIPASLALLLHDTPPERRARSIGLWSAAGAFAAAIGPGLGGVLVDLSGWRSLFLINVPIGLAMLLGGRRLPRAAGGAGRLPDLAGTLLLAAGVGGVALGVTQSRDWAWTDARTLGLLLGGAALFALALWRSARHPVPALEISLWRNRRFAAANAASFLYGTALYAWLLAGVLYLTGEWHYSILKAGFASTPGAFTATAAAVAAGRLASRFGVRPAVTGGALIIAASGTWAVAALPAEPHYATFWLPLGLLAGTGMGMISTGTATAAALSAGPSRFAGATGLNTTARQLGGVLGIAVLAALLPENAALGDYTAVYLFCTTSAVFIAVLSSFGPGGPPSSSTAGDRWHRSGSP, from the coding sequence ATGACCACCGAGACGCAGACCGGCACGGCGCCGCCGCGAACGGCCGCGGCGCGCCGGTACGTCCCCTGGCTCGCCGCCGGGGCGACGTTCCTGGCCATGCTCGACGCCACCGCCGCCAACCTGGCCGTCGCCGATCTGCACGCCGACTTCCCGGGCAGCACGCTGTCCGGGCTGACCTGGGTGATCACCCTGTACGCGGTGCTGTTCGCGGCGCTGCTCGCCCCCGCCGGGCGGCTCGCCGACCTGGTCGGCCGGCGGTCGCTGTACCTGTGGGGCACCGGGCTGTTCACGCTGGCGTCCCTGGCGTGCGCGGTCGCGCCGAACCTGCCCGTCCTGCTGGCGACGCGCGCCGCGCAGGGCGCCGCGGCGGCGGCGCTGATCCCGGCGTCGCTCGCGCTGCTGCTGCACGACACGCCCCCCGAGCGCCGCGCCCGCAGCATCGGGCTGTGGAGCGCGGCGGGCGCGTTCGCCGCCGCGATCGGCCCCGGCCTCGGCGGGGTGCTGGTCGACCTGTCCGGCTGGCGGTCCCTGTTCCTCATCAACGTGCCGATCGGGCTCGCGATGCTGCTCGGCGGGCGGCGCCTGCCGAGAGCCGCGGGCGGCGCGGGGCGGCTGCCCGACCTCGCCGGGACGCTGCTGCTCGCCGCCGGGGTCGGCGGCGTCGCGCTCGGCGTGACGCAGAGCAGGGACTGGGCCTGGACGGACGCCCGGACGCTCGGGCTGCTGCTCGGCGGCGCCGCCCTGTTCGCCCTGGCGCTGTGGCGGTCGGCGCGGCACCCGGTCCCCGCGCTGGAGATCTCACTGTGGCGCAACCGCCGGTTCGCCGCCGCGAACGCCGCCTCGTTCCTGTACGGGACGGCTCTGTACGCGTGGCTGCTCGCCGGCGTGCTCTACCTGACGGGCGAGTGGCACTACTCGATCCTGAAGGCGGGGTTCGCCTCGACGCCCGGCGCGTTCACCGCCACCGCGGCCGCGGTCGCGGCGGGCCGCCTCGCCTCCCGCTTCGGCGTCCGTCCCGCCGTGACGGGCGGCGCGCTGATCATTGCCGCGTCCGGGACCTGGGCCGTAGCGGCCCTGCCGGCCGAGCCGCACTACGCGACGTTCTGGCTCCCGCTCGGCCTCCTGGCCGGAACGGGGATGGGGATGATCAGCACGGGCACCGCCACGGCCGCCGCGCTGTCGGCCGGGCCGTCGCGGTTCGCCGGCGCCACCGGACTCAACACCACGGCCAGGCAGCTGGGCGGCGTGCTCGGCATCGCCGTCCTCGCCGCGCTGCTCCCGGAGAACGCCGCCCTCGGCGACTACACAGCCGTGTACCTCTTCTGCACAACCAGCGCTGTGTTCATTGCAGTGCTCTCCTCCTTCGGGCCTGGCGGCCCTCCATCGTCGAGCACCGCGGGCGATCGCTGGCATCGCTCCGGCTCGCCCTGA
- a CDS encoding TetR/AcrR family transcriptional regulator — translation MSTDGRLVKGEQTRGTILRRAADIASADGLEGLSIGRLATELRISKSGVFTHFGSKEELQLATVRMAAEVFRTHVVEPALAVPEGIGRVRALLDAWQRYQREPVFPGGCFFHSAMAEFDARPGRVRDAIAASQRDWSAFVERCLREARDLGEIEAEADVAQLAFELDALCRTGAAQALLHDDPSLYDRAARAVDARLAAVTPA, via the coding sequence ATGAGCACCGACGGACGGCTGGTCAAGGGGGAGCAGACGCGCGGCACGATCCTGCGCCGCGCCGCCGACATCGCGTCGGCCGACGGCCTGGAGGGCCTGTCGATCGGCCGGCTCGCCACCGAGCTGCGGATCAGCAAGAGCGGCGTGTTCACCCACTTCGGGTCCAAGGAGGAGCTCCAGCTGGCGACCGTCCGCATGGCGGCCGAGGTGTTCCGGACGCACGTGGTCGAGCCCGCGCTCGCCGTCCCCGAGGGGATCGGCCGCGTCCGCGCGCTGCTGGACGCCTGGCAGCGCTACCAGCGCGAGCCCGTCTTCCCCGGCGGATGCTTCTTCCACTCCGCGATGGCCGAGTTCGACGCCCGCCCCGGCCGCGTCCGCGACGCGATCGCCGCGTCGCAGCGCGACTGGAGCGCCTTCGTCGAGCGCTGCCTGCGCGAGGCGCGCGACCTCGGCGAGATCGAGGCGGAGGCCGACGTCGCCCAGCTCGCCTTCGAGCTCGACGCACTGTGCCGCACGGGCGCGGCGCAGGCGCTGCTCCATGACGACCCGTCCCTCTACGACCGCGCCGCCCGCGCCGTGGACGCGCGGCTGGCCGCCGTCACCCCCGCCTGA
- a CDS encoding flavin-dependent oxidoreductase, producing MRVLIVGAGIGGLTTALSLHEAGVEALVVDSANRLLPLGVGINLLPHAVRELTELGFADELAETGIPTGEMVHFDRHGGRIWAEPRGRALGYHWPQYSIHRGELQMMLLDAVRARLGEDAVRTGTVFEGFEQDGTQVRARLLDRASGTAETVAADALVGADGLHSAVRAQLYPDEPAPLWNGIRLWRGITEADPILTGRTMVVMGSNATSKIVVYPISMRTERRGRALLNWAAEVRLADDRLDWDPDWNKAGRLEDVLPYFADWKYDWLDFPALMSQAAEILEYPMVDRDPVDRWTFGRVTLLGDAAHPMYPIGSNGGSQAILDARVLAHELAASGDAAEGLLAYDKARREPVNAIVRACRDMPADRVLHTVSQRAPQGFTSIEDVLSPDELNTISGAYRQTSFSDVEALNSRPSYTAAR from the coding sequence ATGCGCGTACTCATCGTGGGGGCGGGCATCGGCGGGCTCACCACCGCGCTGAGCCTGCACGAGGCCGGGGTCGAGGCCCTCGTCGTCGACTCCGCCAACCGGCTGCTGCCGCTCGGCGTCGGCATCAATCTGCTGCCGCACGCCGTCCGGGAGCTCACCGAGCTGGGGTTCGCCGACGAGCTGGCCGAGACCGGCATCCCGACCGGCGAGATGGTGCACTTCGACCGGCACGGCGGCCGGATCTGGGCGGAGCCGCGCGGACGCGCGCTCGGCTACCACTGGCCGCAGTACTCGATCCACCGCGGCGAGCTGCAGATGATGCTGCTCGACGCCGTCCGCGCGCGGCTCGGCGAGGACGCCGTCCGCACCGGGACCGTCTTCGAGGGCTTCGAGCAGGACGGGACGCAGGTGCGGGCGCGCCTGCTCGACCGGGCGTCGGGCACCGCCGAGACGGTGGCGGCCGACGCGCTGGTCGGCGCGGACGGCCTGCACTCCGCCGTCCGCGCGCAGCTGTACCCGGACGAGCCGGCGCCGCTGTGGAACGGCATCAGGCTGTGGCGCGGCATCACCGAGGCCGACCCCATCCTGACCGGGCGGACCATGGTCGTCATGGGCAGCAACGCCACGTCGAAGATCGTCGTCTACCCGATCTCGATGCGGACCGAGCGCCGGGGCAGGGCGCTGCTCAACTGGGCCGCGGAGGTCAGGCTCGCCGACGACCGGCTGGACTGGGACCCCGACTGGAACAAGGCCGGCCGCCTGGAGGACGTGCTCCCCTACTTCGCGGACTGGAAGTACGACTGGCTCGACTTCCCCGCGCTGATGTCCCAGGCGGCGGAGATCCTGGAGTACCCGATGGTCGACCGGGACCCCGTCGACCGCTGGACGTTCGGCCGCGTCACGCTGCTCGGCGACGCCGCCCACCCGATGTACCCGATCGGGTCCAACGGCGGCTCCCAGGCCATCCTCGACGCCCGCGTCCTGGCGCACGAGCTGGCCGCCTCCGGCGACGCCGCCGAGGGGCTGCTCGCCTACGACAAGGCGCGGCGCGAGCCGGTCAACGCCATCGTCCGCGCCTGCCGCGACATGCCGGCCGACCGCGTCCTGCACACGGTCAGCCAGCGGGCGCCGCAGGGCTTCACCTCGATCGAGGACGTGCTCAGCCCCGACGAGCTGAACACGATCAGCGGCGCGTACCGGCAGACCTCGTTCTCCGACGTCGAGGCGCTGAACTCCCGCCCCTCCTACACGGCGGCACGCTGA
- a CDS encoding ABC transporter ATP-binding protein, translating into MLQITGLSHSYGDGHRAIDGLDLTVPDGQLLSIVGPSGCGKSTLLRCIGGLIRPTAGTLTLNGEPIDGVPDDLAVVFQDYSRSLFPWLTVRDNVALPLRRRGKGRSERRAAAQEALESVGLADAGRKYPWQLSGGMQQRVSIARALAYRPSLLLMDEPFGSVDAQTREDLEDLVLQMHRTGKMTILLVTHDIDESVYVGDRVVVLNRSPARVHADLPVDLPSARDQIETRGTPEFVRLRAEVGRLVRGGAKVPGAAPAKTG; encoded by the coding sequence GTGCTTCAGATAACCGGCCTCAGCCATTCCTACGGCGACGGCCACCGAGCCATCGACGGACTCGACCTCACCGTCCCGGACGGCCAGCTGCTCAGCATCGTCGGCCCTTCCGGCTGCGGAAAGTCCACCCTGCTGCGCTGCATCGGCGGGCTGATCCGCCCGACCGCCGGGACCCTCACCCTGAACGGCGAGCCGATCGACGGCGTGCCCGACGACCTCGCCGTGGTGTTCCAGGACTACAGCCGCTCCCTGTTCCCCTGGCTGACCGTCCGCGACAACGTGGCGCTGCCGCTGCGGCGGCGCGGGAAGGGCCGCTCCGAGCGGCGCGCCGCGGCGCAGGAGGCCCTGGAGTCCGTGGGCCTCGCGGACGCGGGGCGCAAGTACCCGTGGCAGCTGTCGGGCGGCATGCAGCAGCGCGTGTCGATCGCGCGGGCCCTCGCCTACCGCCCGTCGCTGCTGCTGATGGACGAGCCGTTCGGGTCGGTGGACGCGCAGACCCGGGAGGACCTGGAGGACCTCGTCCTGCAGATGCACCGGACCGGGAAGATGACGATCCTGCTGGTCACGCACGACATCGACGAGAGCGTCTACGTCGGCGACCGGGTGGTCGTGCTGAACCGCTCCCCCGCCCGCGTGCACGCCGACCTGCCGGTCGACCTGCCCTCGGCGCGCGACCAGATCGAGACCCGGGGGACCCCCGAGTTCGTCCGGCTCCGGGCCGAGGTCGGGCGGCTGGTCCGCGGCGGCGCGAAGGTGCCCGGCGCGGCGCCGGCGAAGACCGGCTGA
- a CDS encoding ABC transporter permease: protein MRALGALRGSVERVWLVALAIALWELVTRAVDETYFPPPTKIVDALHELWFSGPASQGFLTDKAVDDFSTSLTHLFAGWAAAGAAGVLLGAAIGRSRTLYDLLNPVLEFLRAVPPPTLVPFFIIVFQLGATMQVVTIAFGVVWPVLLNTCDGVRTVDPLQLETARVFGVGRLRRLLTVTLPAASPKIFAGLRVALSFALILMVISELFGSTAGIGSELIGAQRSFELPRMWAGIVMLGLLGLLFNGVFMLLERRLLAWHTGAKRLAN from the coding sequence ATGAGGGCCCTCGGAGCGCTGCGCGGATCGGTCGAGCGGGTCTGGCTCGTCGCCCTCGCCATCGCGCTGTGGGAACTGGTCACGCGCGCGGTGGACGAGACCTACTTCCCCCCGCCCACGAAGATCGTCGACGCGCTGCACGAGCTGTGGTTCTCCGGACCCGCCTCCCAGGGGTTCCTCACGGACAAGGCGGTGGACGACTTCTCCACCAGCCTCACCCACCTGTTCGCCGGGTGGGCGGCCGCGGGAGCCGCCGGAGTCCTGCTGGGCGCGGCGATCGGCCGGTCGCGGACCCTGTACGACCTGCTGAACCCGGTGCTGGAGTTCCTGCGCGCGGTTCCTCCGCCCACGCTGGTGCCGTTCTTCATCATCGTGTTCCAGCTCGGCGCGACCATGCAGGTCGTCACGATCGCCTTCGGCGTGGTCTGGCCGGTGCTGCTCAACACCTGCGACGGCGTCCGCACCGTGGACCCCCTGCAGCTGGAGACGGCCCGGGTGTTCGGCGTCGGCCGGCTCCGCAGGCTGCTGACCGTCACGCTCCCGGCGGCCTCCCCCAAGATCTTCGCGGGACTGCGGGTGGCGTTGTCGTTCGCGCTGATCCTGATGGTCATCTCCGAGCTGTTCGGCAGCACCGCGGGCATCGGCTCCGAGCTCATCGGGGCCCAGCGCTCGTTCGAGCTGCCCCGGATGTGGGCCGGGATCGTCATGCTGGGCCTGCTCGGCCTCCTGTTCAACGGGGTGTTCATGCTTCTGGAGCGGCGTCTGCTGGCCTGGCACACTGGCGCGAAACGGCTCGCGAACTGA
- a CDS encoding ABC transporter permease, producing MNHRRIVLGAAGVAGLVAVVEVVSRSGLVDETALPPASTVLREAAKLAVDGEFLADVGATVTAWFGGLVLAVLVAVPLGVLLGSVPVLGTASRALVELLRPIPSVALIPLAIILFADPTQMKMSLIFYACLWPILINTLYALRDVDPVAKESLRSFGFGTLSVLWRVSLPSASPFIATGIRIAASVALIVVISTELLAGGVNGVGIYLGDTQSGGGRTDLLLAGACWAGVLGLLANTALFALERIVFRWQTARVEGIA from the coding sequence ATGAACCACCGCCGTATCGTTCTCGGCGCCGCCGGGGTCGCCGGGCTGGTCGCCGTCGTCGAGGTCGTGAGCCGTTCCGGCCTCGTCGACGAGACCGCCCTGCCCCCGGCGTCGACCGTCCTGCGGGAGGCCGCGAAACTGGCCGTCGACGGGGAGTTCCTCGCCGACGTCGGGGCCACGGTCACGGCATGGTTCGGCGGGCTCGTCCTGGCGGTGCTCGTGGCGGTGCCGCTGGGCGTGCTGCTCGGCTCGGTGCCGGTGCTCGGCACCGCCTCCCGCGCGCTGGTCGAACTGCTGCGCCCCATCCCGTCGGTCGCGCTGATCCCGCTCGCCATCATCCTGTTCGCCGACCCCACGCAGATGAAGATGTCCTTGATCTTCTACGCCTGCCTGTGGCCGATCCTCATCAACACCCTGTACGCGCTCCGCGACGTCGATCCGGTCGCCAAGGAGAGCCTGCGCAGCTTCGGCTTCGGGACGCTGTCGGTGCTGTGGCGCGTCTCCCTGCCGAGCGCCTCGCCGTTCATCGCCACCGGCATCCGGATCGCCGCCTCCGTCGCCCTCATCGTGGTGATCAGCACCGAGCTCCTGGCGGGCGGCGTCAACGGAGTGGGGATCTACCTCGGCGACACCCAGTCCGGCGGCGGCCGGACCGACCTGCTGCTGGCCGGCGCCTGCTGGGCCGGTGTGCTGGGGCTGCTGGCCAACACGGCCCTCTTCGCACTGGAACGGATCGTGTTCCGCTGGCAGACCGCCCGCGTGGAGGGGATCGCATGA
- a CDS encoding ABC transporter substrate-binding protein — protein MPASHRRTAVTGALAIALTLSAAACGSSEKKSANGLEKSEITLGNMTVADTAPVQLAISKGLFKAEGLTVKTQVIPGGAAGIPLLKSGRLDFSISNYVSLLTAGSKDPGFKPKIVVEGMQSAPKTHTLMVRKDSPYHTVKDLAGKKIAVNTKRNIATLLVRAAGKPQGVEFDEDKNFVEVPPPAMEQALKSKSVEAVQAIEPFGTQMQQSMGARMVADLSSGPTADFPIAGFATTEKFAKENPKTVAAFQRALLKAQGMAADRKLIQDVLPTYAKGIDAKVASTMSFGTWPTTLNATRLQRVADLMQQFGYLDKPLDVKPFMATPA, from the coding sequence ATGCCTGCTTCCCACCGCCGTACAGCCGTCACAGGCGCGCTAGCGATCGCTCTGACGCTCTCCGCCGCGGCCTGCGGCTCTTCTGAGAAGAAGTCGGCCAACGGTCTGGAGAAGTCCGAGATCACTCTCGGCAACATGACCGTCGCCGACACCGCGCCCGTCCAGCTCGCCATCTCCAAGGGACTGTTCAAGGCCGAGGGCCTGACTGTCAAGACCCAGGTCATCCCGGGCGGCGCCGCGGGCATCCCCCTCCTGAAGAGCGGCCGGCTCGACTTCAGCATCAGCAACTACGTCTCGCTGCTCACCGCCGGGTCCAAGGACCCGGGGTTCAAGCCCAAGATCGTCGTTGAGGGCATGCAGAGCGCGCCGAAGACCCACACGCTGATGGTGCGCAAGGACTCCCCGTACCACACGGTCAAGGACCTGGCCGGCAAGAAGATCGCCGTCAACACCAAGCGCAACATCGCGACGCTGCTGGTGCGCGCCGCCGGCAAGCCCCAGGGCGTCGAATTCGACGAGGACAAGAACTTCGTCGAGGTCCCCCCGCCCGCCATGGAGCAGGCCCTGAAGTCCAAGAGCGTCGAGGCCGTCCAGGCGATCGAGCCGTTCGGCACCCAGATGCAGCAGTCGATGGGCGCCCGCATGGTCGCCGACCTGTCCAGCGGACCGACCGCGGACTTCCCGATCGCGGGCTTCGCCACCACCGAGAAGTTCGCCAAGGAGAACCCCAAGACGGTCGCCGCCTTCCAGCGCGCGCTGCTGAAGGCGCAGGGCATGGCCGCCGACCGCAAGCTCATCCAGGACGTCCTGCCGACCTACGCCAAGGGGATCGACGCCAAGGTCGCCTCCACCATGAGCTTCGGCACGTGGCCGACCACGCTGAACGCCACCCGCCTCCAGCGCGTGGCCGACCTGATGCAGCAGTTCGGCTACCTGGACAAGCCCCTCGACGTCAAGCCGTTCATGGCCACACCCGCTTGA
- a CDS encoding nitrate- and nitrite sensing domain-containing protein produces MEAERDAMAERAAGGGRAAGAEALAARQEAVDADARKVRAAAADVELYSTSLRLAVGNVLNRVDDLPALRTASARLGPGVIIDKYTEFVDDFTSFHILISQDAPTAELAQSALALADLANAKDAASRERALLSSALWEGRFEPLDRAAVDDARADMNTSISAFRSSATPAQLRLYEDTVTGPELDRAEVTRLQTLAVADSSRQLQVRLGVRTARSWTADSTARVDKLRAVEKRIAADLAASADDARTGAQTAAIRDGVLLFLVLAVVLATLIVMARSLVRPLRRLQSGALDVANARLPGLVDRLRDPEAAAGGIEVKPIEIDSTDEIGQVARAFDEVHREAVRLAADEAVLRGNINAMFVNLSRRSQSLIERQLRLIEELEQSERDEEQLGNLFRLDHLATRMRRNCENLLVLGGQEQVRRWNQPVPLIDVVRASLSEVEQYERVALRVQGDMTVAGPVVNDLVHLLAELVENATVFSSENTKVTVSGQMLSGGGCMLQITDNGVGMSPEELEQANWRLANPPVIDFSAARRMGLFVVGRLAVRHGIRVELRAAQGGGLTAFVVLPDAVVTPGESAGIGTRPGLAPREAGSHNQLAALTTTPAAEPPSGGFRQDDYGPAASMGGGTGPHSMAGGTGAHPMVGGTGPLRPARGATGPLPSVSETGPIPSPGAHDPYGTGAQPVVPPAERRPARDPRTPANDPYGTGEGQPPRRPGELPVREPGTHLQSRPSDGGSSNGLFQPRSERPPEEEAGTNGAYRPGGRTGPQPVVPEAQPMVPDSGGGRHIPWETGPLEQVAPAPMAPAPHVPEASVPEPRVPQPAARAAAAPEPKAPPRPPERSPIFDAMQSEWFMRRSGGASGEEPAKSWESPADAGFRAAEAAREPVATSRTNVGLPKRVPGKNRIPGAVGRGAQDAPQPPAGPPQGRPAPAGAGLGPQAPTQGMPVIGQQAPGQPQGQQEQGPGQSADAVRNRFASLQRGVHRGRHEARGTGTSGEVPSQGDGETGGTR; encoded by the coding sequence GTGGAAGCCGAGCGCGACGCGATGGCGGAGCGCGCCGCCGGCGGCGGGCGCGCCGCGGGCGCCGAGGCGCTCGCCGCGCGGCAGGAGGCGGTGGACGCCGACGCCCGCAAGGTGCGCGCCGCCGCCGCGGACGTCGAGCTGTACTCCACCAGCCTTCGGCTGGCGGTCGGCAACGTCCTCAACCGGGTCGACGACCTGCCCGCGCTGCGCACCGCGTCCGCGCGCCTCGGCCCCGGGGTGATCATCGACAAGTACACCGAGTTCGTCGACGACTTCACCTCCTTCCACATCCTCATCTCCCAGGACGCCCCGACGGCCGAGCTCGCGCAGAGCGCGCTGGCGCTCGCCGACCTGGCGAACGCCAAGGACGCCGCGTCCCGCGAGCGGGCCCTGCTGTCGTCCGCGCTCTGGGAGGGGCGGTTCGAGCCCCTCGACCGCGCCGCGGTCGACGACGCCCGCGCCGACATGAACACCAGCATCTCCGCCTTCCGCAGCTCGGCGACACCCGCCCAGCTGCGGCTGTACGAGGACACCGTCACCGGGCCCGAGCTGGACCGCGCGGAGGTGACCCGGCTGCAGACGCTGGCCGTCGCCGACTCCTCCCGGCAGCTCCAGGTCCGGCTCGGCGTCCGCACGGCCCGCTCCTGGACGGCCGACTCGACCGCGCGGGTCGACAAGCTGCGGGCGGTCGAGAAGCGCATCGCCGCCGACCTCGCCGCCTCGGCGGACGACGCGCGGACCGGTGCGCAGACCGCGGCGATCCGGGACGGCGTGCTGCTGTTCCTCGTCCTCGCGGTCGTGCTGGCGACCCTGATCGTGATGGCGCGCTCGCTGGTCCGGCCGCTGCGCCGGCTCCAGTCCGGCGCGCTCGACGTCGCCAACGCGCGCCTGCCCGGCCTGGTCGACCGGCTGCGCGACCCGGAGGCCGCCGCGGGCGGCATCGAGGTCAAGCCGATCGAGATCGACTCCACCGACGAGATCGGCCAGGTCGCGCGGGCGTTCGACGAGGTCCACCGCGAGGCGGTCCGGCTGGCCGCCGACGAGGCCGTGCTGCGCGGCAACATCAACGCGATGTTCGTCAACCTCTCCCGCCGCAGCCAGTCCCTGATCGAGCGGCAGCTGCGGCTGATCGAGGAGCTGGAGCAGAGCGAGCGCGACGAGGAGCAGCTCGGCAACCTGTTCCGGCTGGACCACCTCGCCACCCGCATGCGTCGCAACTGCGAGAACCTCCTCGTCCTCGGCGGCCAGGAGCAGGTGCGCCGGTGGAACCAGCCCGTCCCGCTCATCGACGTCGTCCGCGCGTCGCTGTCCGAGGTCGAGCAGTACGAGCGCGTCGCGCTGCGGGTTCAGGGCGACATGACGGTCGCCGGCCCCGTCGTCAACGACCTCGTCCACCTGCTGGCCGAGCTGGTGGAGAACGCCACCGTGTTCTCCTCGGAGAACACCAAGGTGACGGTGTCGGGGCAGATGCTGAGCGGCGGCGGCTGCATGCTGCAGATCACCGACAACGGCGTCGGCATGTCGCCCGAGGAGCTGGAGCAGGCCAACTGGCGGCTGGCGAACCCGCCCGTCATCGACTTCTCCGCCGCCCGCCGCATGGGCCTGTTCGTGGTCGGCCGCCTGGCCGTCCGGCACGGGATCCGCGTCGAGCTGCGGGCCGCCCAGGGCGGCGGCCTCACCGCGTTCGTGGTGCTGCCGGACGCGGTGGTCACGCCGGGCGAGTCCGCCGGCATCGGCACCCGCCCCGGCCTCGCCCCGCGCGAGGCGGGCTCCCACAACCAGCTCGCCGCGCTCACCACCACCCCCGCCGCCGAGCCGCCCTCGGGCGGGTTCCGGCAGGACGACTACGGGCCCGCCGCCTCCATGGGCGGTGGCACCGGACCGCATTCCATGGCGGGCGGCACGGGAGCGCACCCCATGGTCGGCGGCACCGGCCCGCTGCGGCCCGCCCGCGGCGCCACCGGCCCGCTGCCGAGCGTCTCCGAGACCGGGCCGATCCCGTCCCCGGGCGCGCACGACCCCTACGGCACGGGCGCGCAGCCCGTGGTCCCGCCCGCCGAGCGGCGCCCCGCGCGGGACCCGCGCACTCCCGCGAACGACCCCTACGGGACCGGTGAGGGGCAGCCGCCGCGCAGGCCGGGGGAGCTGCCGGTCCGGGAGCCGGGCACGCATCTGCAGAGCCGCCCGTCCGACGGCGGCTCCTCGAACGGGCTCTTCCAGCCGCGCAGCGAGCGCCCGCCGGAGGAAGAGGCCGGCACCAACGGCGCCTACCGGCCGGGCGGGCGGACCGGGCCGCAGCCGGTCGTCCCGGAGGCGCAGCCGATGGTGCCCGACTCCGGCGGCGGGCGGCACATCCCGTGGGAGACCGGGCCGCTGGAGCAGGTCGCCCCGGCGCCCATGGCGCCCGCGCCCCACGTGCCGGAGGCCTCCGTCCCCGAGCCGCGCGTTCCCCAGCCGGCCGCGCGGGCCGCGGCGGCCCCGGAGCCGAAGGCCCCGCCGCGGCCGCCCGAGCGCTCGCCCATCTTCGACGCGATGCAGTCGGAGTGGTTCATGCGCAGGTCGGGGGGCGCGTCCGGCGAGGAGCCGGCCAAGAGTTGGGAGTCCCCGGCGGACGCGGGCTTCCGCGCCGCCGAGGCGGCCCGCGAGCCGGTGGCGACGAGCCGGACCAACGTCGGACTGCCCAAGCGGGTGCCCGGCAAGAACCGCATCCCCGGGGCGGTCGGCCGCGGGGCGCAGGACGCGCCCCAGCCGCCGGCGGGCCCGCCGCAGGGCCGTCCGGCGCCCGCCGGGGCCGGTCTCGGGCCGCAGGCGCCGACGCAGGGCATGCCGGTCATCGGCCAGCAGGCCCCGGGGCAGCCGCAGGGACAGCAGGAGCAGGGTCCCGGCCAGTCGGCCGACGCTGTACGCAACCGCTTCGCGAGCCTGCAGCGCGGCGTCCACCGGGGACGCCATGAGGCTCGTGGCACAGGCACATCAGGTGAGGTGCCGTCACAGGGTGACGGCGAGACAGGAGGCACCCGGTGA
- a CDS encoding roadblock/LC7 domain-containing protein, with the protein MSGQDLNWLVTNFADRVAKVAHAVVVSSDGLPMAYSAGFPPERADQLSAIASGLMSLTQGAAKIFDAGGVNQTVVEMDRGLLFVMSITNGSVFAVLAAPDCDLGLVAYEMTLLVERVGRVLTPALRAQEQQPPYSGPSVTEMGAGPARY; encoded by the coding sequence GTGAGCGGGCAGGATCTCAACTGGTTGGTGACGAACTTCGCGGACCGTGTCGCGAAGGTCGCGCACGCCGTCGTGGTCTCCTCGGACGGACTGCCGATGGCCTACTCGGCGGGCTTCCCGCCGGAGCGGGCGGACCAGCTCTCGGCGATCGCGTCGGGGCTGATGAGCCTGACCCAGGGCGCGGCGAAGATCTTCGACGCCGGCGGGGTGAACCAGACCGTCGTGGAGATGGACCGCGGGCTGCTGTTCGTCATGTCCATCACGAACGGTTCGGTGTTCGCGGTGCTGGCGGCGCCCGACTGCGACCTCGGGCTGGTGGCCTACGAGATGACGCTCCTGGTGGAGCGGGTGGGACGGGTGCTGACTCCCGCCCTGCGCGCCCAGGAGCAGCAGCCCCCGTACTCGGGGCCTTCCGTGACCGAGATGGGCGCCGGGCCCGCCCGCTATTGA
- a CDS encoding DUF742 domain-containing protein, with translation MDRGSPFGGGPGGGGRWPGDQGRAPVQGRPPERDERDGSSLVRPYAVTGGRTRPRYDLAIEALVTAAPYPPRDVAVLTPEYRAIMDLCRSARSVAEVSALLRLPLGVARVLVADMAVEGLLRLHQSQSPTTAGGQPDIRLLERVLSGLRKL, from the coding sequence ATGGATCGAGGCAGTCCCTTCGGGGGCGGTCCCGGAGGCGGCGGCCGCTGGCCGGGTGACCAGGGGCGGGCCCCCGTGCAGGGCCGTCCTCCCGAGCGGGACGAGCGCGACGGCAGCTCGCTCGTGCGCCCGTACGCGGTCACCGGCGGGCGCACCCGGCCGCGGTACGACCTGGCCATCGAGGCCCTCGTCACCGCGGCGCCCTACCCGCCGCGGGACGTGGCCGTGCTGACCCCGGAGTACCGGGCGATCATGGACCTGTGCCGGTCGGCCCGCTCGGTCGCCGAGGTGTCCGCGCTGCTGCGCCTGCCGCTCGGGGTCGCGCGGGTCCTCGTGGCCGACATGGCCGTCGAGGGGCTGCTGCGCCTGCACCAGTCGCAGTCCCCCACCACCGCCGGCGGACAGCCGGACATCCGCTTGCTAGAAAGGGTGCTCAGTGGCCTTCGGAAGCTCTGA